The genomic interval AAATATCCGGCATCTGAATATCTACAAACAGCAAATCCACCGGAGACTGTTTAAGAAATTCGGCGGCAAACAGCGCATCATCAAACGTTTGCACCAGTTGCAGGGAAGGAAACCTGGCGACATACGTTTTAATTACTTCCAAAGCCAGGGGTTCATCATCAATGGCAATTACTCTAAGTGTCATAGGAAAAGGAATAATCAGCAGGCATCCGCCTGGCAAATGTCAATTTAAGATTTGAGAACCAACTCTACTGTAAACGTTTTCTCATCTGCTGTAATGGTTAATTCATGTGTATTGGGATATAAGTGCGCCAGACGTTTTCTGGTATTACTAAGGCCAATGCCGGTACGTTCGGCTTTATCCGGAAGGGTGAATATGTGGTTCCGGGCAAAAAAACGGATCTGGTTTTCCTCTGCCAGAAGTTTAATAGTAATAGTAGCAGGTTCCTTTTTACTTACCCCATATTTAAAAACATTTTCAACAAAGGTCATCAGAATTAAGGGGCCAATATGCATATTCTCCCTTACTCCTTCAATCTGAATGTCTAGCTGTATATTTTTGCTCAGACGTAACTTTTGTAAATCAATATAATCCAGAATACAGGCAATTTCGCTTTGAAGCGGCACAAAATCTTCGGTTACCTCTTCGGTTACGTAACGCATGATATTGGAAAGTTTCATGATGGCAGTTGCTGTATTCTGGTTGTTAGTAAGGGCTAGGGCATAGATATTATTTAAGGTGTTAAAGAGAAAATGCGGATTGATCTGGGCTTTAAGGAAAGAGAGTTCGGCATTTGCTTTGTCGGCCTCTGCCTGTACCATCCGTTTTTGGATAAGCCGCCATTGTTGTAATGTACCAGTAGCTATACTCATGGCCATGATCATAATAAAAATGAACTGACTCGTGATATCAACCAGAGGCGGCCTTCTTCCGGGTTTGTCTCTGCCTTGTGGAGGTGGATTTGGCCGGCCATTCAGCGAATCTGGTGATTCATAGCGGGGTGGTGGCCTAAACTCCGGCGGAGGAAATGTATTTCTGCCAGTATTTGACTCAATCCTTTCTTGTGGAGGTTTGTTTCTAAATGGAGGATTTCCCGCAGGGTTATGACTGAGCAAGCCGTCGAAAGGCTGTAGCAGATAGACAGCAACAAATCCAATGGCTACTATCAAACCATACAGTAGATACTTTTTTTTCAGGAAGATTTGTGGAAAAACATAATAGGTATGCAGGTAAAAAATACATACATAGCAAAGAATGAATTGCCAGTAATAGCCAGAGGCCAGAATAGAAGCTATGGAGGTGTTGTCTCTCAGTCCATTCATAAACAGCAGCGGGAACACCATAAACAGCAACCATCCGGCCAGGTGAATAATGACATTGGTAGCTTTAGAGTGAATCATTGCGGAAAAATAGTACTTATCTGCTTATATGCCAGCTTGTCCCGGTAAGTTAGCCCAATGTATAGATAAAGGCTTATATATGGGCAGTTGTTTATAATTTACGAATAAATTGCCATCCATTTCACCTCTTTTATAACCTAAAAATAAAGCCCTGCATCGACAGGGCTTTTAAGTAAAAAGAACTATTTAGATGAGCTTTCCTGTGATTACTTCCGCAGGTTCATCAGATCGATAAAAAGATTAAAATTGTCTTTTGAAGCAGAAGAGTAACTCAAATTTAAAGGCTTGATGATGTACCCGGAAACGCCCAGTTCCTGAGAGGCAATTTTATCCTGTTCCTGGTCGGAGGTGGTCATTACAAATACCTTAATATCTTTTAATTCTTCATCGGAGCGGAGTTCACTTAAAAATTCCAGCCCATTCATTTTGGGCATATTAATATCAAGCATAATAATGCTGGGCAGGGGATTTATCTTTTCCGCACCTTTTCCCCGGAGCATATTCAATGCCTCCTGTCCGTTTCGGGCAATGTAAAGCTTATGCACTACATTCATTTTCCGGAGGGTTCTTTCCACAATCATGGTATCCAGGTAATCGTCTTCTACCAACAGTATATTTGCAATTTTGTCAAGCATAAAATAAAGAGGTCATATATGGTAATTAAAAGAGAGAAGGCCAGCCAGATGACTATATCCGCTCAATATAAGTCAATAACGTTCTGTTTTCAAAAAAAATATTAATTTTTTGGCCAGGTAAAAGTAAAAGCAGCCCCTTTGCCGGCTTGAGAATCTACTTTAATGGTACACTTTTTATCATCCAGGATTTTTTTTACGATGGCTAAACCTACTCCTGTACTTTCAAACGCATCCCTTTCTTTTAATGTTTGAAAAACAATAAATATCTTTTCGTGATACTGCGGTTCAATTCCCGGGCCATCATCGGTAACTGAAAATGCATAGTGTGTATCGTTGTCATGATAAGTAATGCTGATTTTTCCCTCCGGCAGATGATGATATTTTATAGCATTACTGAGCAGATTGATAAATACTTGCTGCAAAGGAACTCTTTCGGTGAGCAGAACAGGCATATCGGGCTGTATAGAAACCTGTATACCTGGCTGGGGAGCGAGCATTTCTATGAGTTCTTGCAGCATGAGTTCTACATTCACCAGCTCTAACGGACTTTTGTGACGGCCAACCCTTGCCAGTTCCAGAATGCCATTGATCAGATTCTCCATACGGCGGATACGGCCTCTCATTAAAGTAAGGTATTCTTTTACCTGCTCTGGCAACTGATTGCCATAATCTTCTTCTATCCAGGTAGAGGCATTCTCGATGCCACGCAGCGGCGCTTTTAAATCGTGAGAAACCACATAAGCAAACCGGTCGAGTTCGATGTTCTTTCGCTCCAGTTCAGATATATTCTCACTCAGGGTCCGGGCCATCCTATTAAGCGAAGTAGACAAATGGCTCAATTCATCTTTGGCCGTGTCTTTCATTTGCACATTCAGATTGCCGCTCGCAATTTGCCCGGCCAGCGTTACCATGCTGTTGATCCGCTGCGAAATTCTGTAACTAATGTAAACGGCAATGGCCAGGCCAATAAAAATAGAAAGAGAAGTAAGGGAAAAGGATATAAATTCTGTTCCTGCAACTGATGCTGTTAAGGCTTTGCCCCGTTCGTCACGAAGGTTATATTCGTAATTGTTAAACTCCCTGAATTTATCCCGGATCTGCTTGCGGATATTTCTTTCAGTACGGTTTCCATCTTTACTGTTATACAGGGAAGAAAAACTCTTATGATCCGTATCAACCAGTACCGCCTGTTGTTTGGCAGCGATCAGGGGCTGGGCAAACTCGTGTTCCCATTGTTCATGTAGACGCCGGATTTCAGCCAGACGCTCCTGCTGAAAGGAATGTTCCTGAATTAAGGTGTGTAGTTCTGCGATTAATGTTTCATTTTCGGAAGCTGCGGAATCAAAAGGTTCCAGAAAGGAATTCTCTCCTGTAAACAGAAATCCCCTCAGGCCACTTTCCATTTCAGTCAGGTTGCGCTGAAAACGGAGGGAATTGCGTATTACCACCTGTGATTTATACACCCAGTCGGTGTTTTCCTTCACTTTCAGCGATTGCCTGTAATTAACAAAAGTGGTAACAGAGAACAAAAACAGAATAACAATAAAACCTGCAAATATGAGTATAGCAATTCGCATAGAATATTAGCACATTGAGCGAATGAGAGATTGAGTGAATTTATACCATTTAGTATAAAATACACTCAATCTCTCATTCACCTAATCACACAATTTATTTGTATAGCCAGATCCGCATCAGGGATAGTAACTGGTCTACCTTTACCGGCTTGGTAATATAATCGGAAGCTCCAGCCTCAATACATTTCTGCCGGTCGCCTTTCATCGCTTTGGCCGTTACAGCAATAATGGGCAAGGTACTATTTTTATTCTCCCGCCGGATCTTCTGGGTAGTTTCGTACCCATCCATCTCTGGCATCATAATATCCATTAATACCATGTCGATATGCGGATTTTCATTCAGTACGCTAATAGCTTCCCGGCCGCTTTCTGCCGTAATGGCATTGATATTATAACGTTCAAAAGCAGTAGTGAGGGCAAACAGGTTCCGTACATCATCATCTACAATCAATACATGTTTCCCTACGAGTACATCTTCCTTCAAACGCATACTTTCAATGAGCCGCCGCTGGGGTTCAGGAAGGGTTTTATGATCGATATGCAATTGCATAATCATTTCTTCCAGCAGCAAATCCAGGGATTTTACATCTTTAAGGATTACATTTTTGGTAAGCTGCTTGAGCAGAGTCATTTCTTTATCTGAAAAATCTCTGGCCGAATAAATAATGAGCGGTGTAAGCTGCATATTTTTATCTGCATTGATCCGCTTCATCAACTCTATACCAGATATATCAGGCAGCATGTAGTCCAGCACAATACAGTCAAAGGGTTTTTCCTGCAATAGCTCAATCGCCTTGGTTCCGGTTTCGGCAATGGTAATATTGATATCGTTTTGCTGAAGCATCTTTACAATCCCAGAATAATCCATCTCATTATCTTCGATCAGGAGCAGGCTTTTGGTTTTCTTCTCGTTGATCTGCAGAATATCTGTAAAGAGCAGATTCAGGTCCTCATTCTTTAATGGCTTCAGTAAGAAACTCCTGGCACCACGTTTGTAGGCCAGTTGCCGGTTTTCTTCCCCCGAAATCAGATAGATCGGGATATGCCTGAAATTAAGGTCGTTTTTAAATAAATCCAGTACTTTCCAGCCACTGGTATCTGGCAATTTGATATCCAGTGTAACTGCTACCGGATTGTAGGTATTGACCAGGCCAAATACTTCGCTGTAAGTAGTAGCAATTACTACTTTCAGATCAATTTCATGCGCCTTTTCAATCATGATCTTGGCAAAACGGATGTCATCTTCCACTACCAGTAGTACTTTATCCTGCGATTGAATATTAGCCCTGTCATCACCTGTTTCATTGATCATCTCGCTTACTGCCTCCAGATGCCGGGCATCCATAGAAGAAGACGGGCTCAGTGTGGTCAGGGATTTTACCAGGGATTTATCCAGATCGGTAGGTGCTTTATCTACCAGTAGCAGATTGTTTAAAGCATCTTTTTCAACGCCCGGAATGGGTTCCAGTGGCAGGAATAAGGTAAAGGTGCTTCCCTGGTTTACATAACTTTCCAGCTCAATGGTACCGCCCAGCAGTTCAGCCAGACCCCGGCTGATAGACAAGCCAAGACCAGTTCCGCCATATTTGCGGCTGGTTGAACCTTCCGCCTGCTGGAATGCTTCGAATATAATGCCTTGCTTGTCTTTAGAAATACCGATACCAGTGTCCGAAATAGAGAAAGCCACTACATTTTTAGCCATATCCAGGTTCGTATTGCGGCTCCTCCAGTTCTTATTGGCTTTGTACATCTTCAGTTTTACCTCCCCTTTTTCTGTGAACTTAAAGGCATTGGAAAGCAGATTTTTGAGAATCTGGTTCAACCGCTGCAAGTCAGTCTCAATGATATCTGGCAGATTATTTTCCACTTCTATATTGAAACGCAGATGCTTGGCTTCGGAAATAGGTTTGAAGGTAGTTTCCACAAACGAACTGATCTCCCGGAAACGTACGGGCAGGAATTCAGCCGTA from Rhodocytophaga rosea carries:
- a CDS encoding sensor histidine kinase, whose translation is MIHSKATNVIIHLAGWLLFMVFPLLFMNGLRDNTSIASILASGYYWQFILCYVCIFYLHTYYVFPQIFLKKKYLLYGLIVAIGFVAVYLLQPFDGLLSHNPAGNPPFRNKPPQERIESNTGRNTFPPPEFRPPPRYESPDSLNGRPNPPPQGRDKPGRRPPLVDITSQFIFIMIMAMSIATGTLQQWRLIQKRMVQAEADKANAELSFLKAQINPHFLFNTLNNIYALALTNNQNTATAIMKLSNIMRYVTEEVTEDFVPLQSEIACILDYIDLQKLRLSKNIQLDIQIEGVRENMHIGPLILMTFVENVFKYGVSKKEPATITIKLLAEENQIRFFARNHIFTLPDKAERTGIGLSNTRKRLAHLYPNTHELTITADEKTFTVELVLKS
- a CDS encoding response regulator; this encodes MLDKIANILLVEDDYLDTMIVERTLRKMNVVHKLYIARNGQEALNMLRGKGAEKINPLPSIIMLDINMPKMNGLEFLSELRSDEELKDIKVFVMTTSDQEQDKIASQELGVSGYIIKPLNLSYSSASKDNFNLFIDLMNLRK
- a CDS encoding sensor histidine kinase; amino-acid sequence: MRIAILIFAGFIVILFLFSVTTFVNYRQSLKVKENTDWVYKSQVVIRNSLRFQRNLTEMESGLRGFLFTGENSFLEPFDSAASENETLIAELHTLIQEHSFQQERLAEIRRLHEQWEHEFAQPLIAAKQQAVLVDTDHKSFSSLYNSKDGNRTERNIRKQIRDKFREFNNYEYNLRDERGKALTASVAGTEFISFSLTSLSIFIGLAIAVYISYRISQRINSMVTLAGQIASGNLNVQMKDTAKDELSHLSTSLNRMARTLSENISELERKNIELDRFAYVVSHDLKAPLRGIENASTWIEEDYGNQLPEQVKEYLTLMRGRIRRMENLINGILELARVGRHKSPLELVNVELMLQELIEMLAPQPGIQVSIQPDMPVLLTERVPLQQVFINLLSNAIKYHHLPEGKISITYHDNDTHYAFSVTDDGPGIEPQYHEKIFIVFQTLKERDAFESTGVGLAIVKKILDDKKCTIKVDSQAGKGAAFTFTWPKN